The following nucleotide sequence is from Methanolinea sp..
GCCGCCCGTGAAATACTTGCCCTCATGTCCGCCGGGACGGATCAGGAGCGGTTCGATGCCAAAAAAACCGAACTCATCGACCACATGCAGAGGATGGGATTGCTCGGTCCGGATGCAGATATCGATGACGTGCTTGCGCTGAAAATTCCGCAGGCGCTCGAGCGGAGGCTTCAGACGCTGGTGTACCGTCATGGACTGGCTCGTTCACCGAAACAAGCGCGGCAGCTCATCACCCATGGGCACATCGCAATTTCCGGAAGGAGAGTAAACATACCCGGATACCGCGTGACACGGGCCGAAGAGAGCCAGATCTCGTATTATGGACGATCGGTATTCACCGGCGCTGATCATGCCGAACGGGCACGGATCACGAGGGCAGGGAGATAAACGTGGCGGCAGAGAAGGAAAAATGGGGTATCGCCCACATCTATGCCTCGTTCAATAATACCATCATCACCATCACCGATCTATCCGGCGCCGAGACCATCACCAAGAGCAGCGGCGGCATGGTGGTCAAGCAGGATCGGAACGAAAGTTCCCCTTACGCCGCAATGCAGATGGCCTCGAATGTCGCTCAAACAGCGAGAGAGAAGGGTATCATGGGCGTGCATGTCAAGGTCCGTGCGCCGGGCCGCGGAAAACAACGGAGCCCCGGGCCTGGAGCACAGGCAGCCATCCGCGCCCTGGCCCGGGCCGGCATGAGGATCGGGAGGATCGAGGACGTCACTCCGGTCCCCCATGATTCAATCCGCGCCAAGGGCGGACGGCGGGGAAGGAGAGTCTGAATGGAGATAGCATTCTCCGTCCTTGATGACCAGATTGCCCGGTTCCGACTCGATGGAAGTAGCATAGCATTTGCTAACTCTCTCCGGAGGGCAATGATTGGAGAGGTCCCCTCACTGGCCATTGAGGATGTGAAAATCTACGATAATACGAGCGCGCTCTTCGATGAGATGCTTGCCCACCGCATCGGCCTGATCCCCCTCAGGACCGATGAAGGGTGCCTCATTCCCAGGGACGTTTGCTCCTGCGGCGGAGTGGGATGCCCTTCCTGCAGTGTCCTCTTCACCATGAGCGTGGAAGGGCCCGGCGTGGTGACCTCAAAGGATCTCATCTCGCAGGACCAGCGGATCGGACCGGCCAGCCCAGATATCCCCATCGTCAAGCTCGTCAAGGATCAGAAAGTGGTGCTGGAAGCCCGCGCTGTTGTTTCCCGCGGGAGGGAGCACGCAAAGTGGCAACCCACTACAGCGTGCGGGTACAAGAACTACCCGGTCATCATAGTCAATGACCGGTGTGACGCCTGCGGGCAATGCGTGGAAGAATGCCCGCGGGAAATCCTCGAGATCAGGGGGGGGCGTGTGGCTGTTATCGAGGGGAGGCTCGAATCCTGCTCGCTCTGCCGCCTCTGTGAACGGGCATGCCTGAATACCGGGATCGGTGAGGAAGCCGGAATAACTGTCAGGAGCGACGAGTCCAGGTTCCTCTTCGTTGTTGAAGGGGACGGATCGTTCCCGGTGAAAAGCATCATCAGGCAGGGACTGGACTATCTCAGGGCACAGTCGCAGGAATTTTCAGCACAGATATCCGAGATTTTAGGAGAGACCCGGGATGAACACCAGAAAGAGTAGGAAGAGCAACCCCCGCCTCACCAGCCTCATCTCCCTCTTGAAGACCACCTCGAGGGAGAACGAGGTTAACATCTGGAGGGATATTGCCGACCGCCTTGAAGCCCCGGCCAGGAACTATGCCGAGGTCAATTTGAGTAAAATCAACCGGTATGCAAACAACGGAGAGATCATTATCGTCCCCGGTAAAGTGCTCGGCAGCGGGATGCTCCAGGTTCCCGTGAGGGTTGCGGCCCTGAACTTTTCCCAGGCTGCATCAGAGAAGATCCGGCAGGCTGACGGCGAATGCATGACTATCGAGGATCTGATCACGACCAACCCGAAAGGGCGCAGGG
It contains:
- a CDS encoding 30S ribosomal protein S4, translating into MGYPGKNHKQYQTPKRPFEKTRIEEENKMVIEYGLRNKREVWKAQSYLRRYRKAAREILALMSAGTDQERFDAKKTELIDHMQRMGLLGPDADIDDVLALKIPQALERRLQTLVYRHGLARSPKQARQLITHGHIAISGRRVNIPGYRVTRAEESQISYYGRSVFTGADHAERARITRAGR
- a CDS encoding 30S ribosomal protein S11; the protein is MAAEKEKWGIAHIYASFNNTIITITDLSGAETITKSSGGMVVKQDRNESSPYAAMQMASNVAQTAREKGIMGVHVKVRAPGRGKQRSPGPGAQAAIRALARAGMRIGRIEDVTPVPHDSIRAKGGRRGRRV
- a CDS encoding DNA-directed RNA polymerase subunit D, with amino-acid sequence MEIAFSVLDDQIARFRLDGSSIAFANSLRRAMIGEVPSLAIEDVKIYDNTSALFDEMLAHRIGLIPLRTDEGCLIPRDVCSCGGVGCPSCSVLFTMSVEGPGVVTSKDLISQDQRIGPASPDIPIVKLVKDQKVVLEARAVVSRGREHAKWQPTTACGYKNYPVIIVNDRCDACGQCVEECPREILEIRGGRVAVIEGRLESCSLCRLCERACLNTGIGEEAGITVRSDESRFLFVVEGDGSFPVKSIIRQGLDYLRAQSQEFSAQISEILGETRDEHQKE
- a CDS encoding 50S ribosomal protein L18e, which gives rise to MNTRKSRKSNPRLTSLISLLKTTSRENEVNIWRDIADRLEAPARNYAEVNLSKINRYANNGEIIIVPGKVLGSGMLQVPVRVAALNFSQAASEKIRQADGECMTIEDLITTNPKGRRVRILR